Proteins encoded by one window of Dialister pneumosintes:
- the recF gene encoding DNA replication/repair protein RecF (All proteins in this family for which functions are known are DNA-binding proteins that assist the filamentation of RecA onto DNA for the initiation of recombination or recombinational repair.): protein MQCTSCRLIQFRNFIDKSIFPDKNLTILTGVNGAGKTNVLEAIYMASIGRSFRTHQEMELIGFPFDECTILLYFIVRDMEHEIKVKLSKNKGKKLFLNDNQVSRKELLGLFRSVLFTPDEMKLIKGVPKDRRRFIDMELSQINPRYYEELSRYNRAVSQRNAAFRNAKYTGKMPDVDMWDMQIALGASYLVKKRLEAIRKMNKTVLQMQSILTNDKEELQIVYKQFASEKIETDVDWYIHKLVQNREEDFRLGHTSIGPHRDDLIFFLNGKNIDSFGSQGQQRTAILAMKLAEIQFIKEETGAYPILLLDDVTGELDEQRRQALLGYIKEHHVQTIMTTAVLPTVDYGVTYTIEKRGIGGSDVLSK from the coding sequence ATGCAATGTACGTCTTGTCGATTGATTCAATTTCGTAATTTCATAGATAAAAGTATATTTCCTGATAAGAATTTAACGATTTTAACAGGAGTAAACGGTGCCGGAAAGACCAACGTTCTGGAAGCTATTTATATGGCTTCTATAGGACGTTCTTTTCGTACGCATCAAGAAATGGAATTAATAGGATTTCCTTTTGATGAATGTACAATTTTATTATATTTTATTGTGCGAGATATGGAGCATGAAATTAAAGTAAAATTATCTAAAAACAAAGGTAAAAAACTGTTTTTAAATGATAACCAAGTATCTCGTAAAGAATTGCTTGGTTTATTTCGCAGTGTTTTATTTACGCCGGATGAGATGAAACTTATCAAAGGAGTTCCTAAAGATAGAAGACGTTTTATAGATATGGAATTATCTCAAATTAATCCCCGTTATTATGAAGAACTCAGTCGATATAATCGGGCTGTTTCTCAGCGTAATGCTGCTTTTAGAAATGCAAAATATACAGGAAAAATGCCGGATGTGGATATGTGGGATATGCAAATTGCATTGGGAGCTTCTTATTTAGTAAAGAAACGATTGGAAGCTATTCGTAAGATGAATAAAACGGTTTTACAAATGCAATCGATTTTAACGAATGATAAAGAAGAATTACAGATTGTTTATAAGCAGTTTGCATCAGAAAAAATAGAAACGGATGTAGATTGGTATATTCATAAATTGGTACAAAATAGAGAAGAAGATTTCCGATTGGGGCATACTTCGATAGGTCCTCATCGAGATGATTTAATTTTTTTTCTCAATGGTAAAAATATAGATTCTTTTGGGTCACAAGGACAACAAAGGACGGCTATTTTAGCTATGAAATTAGCTGAAATACAATTTATAAAAGAAGAAACAGGAGCTTATCCTATCTTATTATTAGATGATGTGACAGGTGAATTGGATGAGCAACGAAGACAAGCTCTTTTGGGATATATAAAAGAACATCATGTGCAAACAATTATGACTACGGCAGTTTTGCCTACTGTTGATTATGGTGTGACTTATACTATAGAAAAGAGAGGTATAGGAGGTTCTGATGTCTTATCAAA
- a CDS encoding RNA-binding S4 domain-containing protein has product MHTWPMKGEYIQLDQLLKKYDIIASGGQIGAFLEMHEVFLNGNKVCEKRKKIRVNDVLMIDGEEYQIVGE; this is encoded by the coding sequence ATGCATACATGGCCGATGAAAGGCGAATATATTCAGCTCGATCAATTATTAAAAAAATACGATATTATTGCTTCCGGTGGGCAAATCGGTGCTTTTTTAGAAATGCATGAAGTATTTTTAAATGGAAATAAAGTATGTGAAAAAAGAAAGAAAATCCGAGTAAATGATGTGTTAATGATTGATGGAGAAGAATATCAAATCGTTGGAGAATAA
- the dnaN gene encoding DNA polymerase III subunit beta has translation MKVRFDKNILSHALDMVQRAAQNKITSNTNNGILIIAKDNKVTLQANDYTIGIKTTCDAIVEEEGDVVIASPQMPGMIRLLPGNEVIMENDHRDTLCHFKAGSAHYRFPTRSYDDFPLVEEMDRVNVCKLRCSDFIETTRLVSYAAAAEKNNPVFNGIYFEIKGSVFAMAATNTHRLATKDMSLTMPATSEGRMIVPSGILSDVCKLLPVEEDAEVEVSWAKSHAAFTFGNTYFITNLISGQYPDYHRVIPSRFDVEAVFNLKELSDAIRMVSPISRDVSYNTVNFNFDDNQVEIYAEDSDIGGSKVSIPAKLSGLLPLSIIFNCSYIEDILKHSTGDTITLHLMNRGPMLVEQEEDKNYKYVVTPMRGK, from the coding sequence ATGAAAGTTAGATTTGATAAAAACATACTAAGTCATGCACTGGATATGGTTCAACGTGCAGCTCAAAATAAAATTACATCAAATACCAATAACGGTATTTTGATTATTGCTAAAGATAATAAAGTAACCTTACAAGCTAATGATTATACCATCGGTATAAAAACAACTTGTGATGCTATTGTAGAAGAAGAAGGAGACGTAGTTATTGCCTCTCCGCAAATGCCGGGAATGATTCGTTTATTACCGGGTAATGAAGTCATTATGGAAAACGATCATAGAGATACTCTATGTCATTTTAAAGCAGGTAGTGCACATTATCGTTTTCCTACTCGTTCTTATGATGATTTTCCTTTAGTAGAAGAAATGGATAGAGTCAATGTATGTAAATTACGTTGTTCTGATTTTATAGAAACTACTCGTTTAGTTTCTTATGCAGCAGCTGCAGAAAAGAATAATCCGGTATTTAACGGTATCTATTTTGAAATTAAAGGTAGTGTATTTGCTATGGCTGCTACCAATACTCATCGTTTAGCAACTAAAGATATGTCACTTACCATGCCGGCTACCTCAGAAGGTCGTATGATTGTTCCTTCCGGAATTTTATCTGATGTTTGCAAATTACTTCCTGTTGAAGAAGATGCGGAAGTGGAAGTTTCATGGGCAAAGAGTCATGCTGCTTTTACTTTTGGAAATACTTATTTTATTACCAATTTAATCAGTGGCCAATATCCGGATTATCATAGAGTTATTCCTTCCCGTTTTGATGTGGAAGCTGTGTTTAATTTAAAAGAATTATCGGATGCTATTCGTATGGTAAGTCCGATTTCAAGAGATGTAAGTTATAATACGGTTAATTTTAATTTTGACGATAATCAGGTAGAAATTTATGCAGAAGATTCTGATATCGGAGGTTCTAAAGTTTCAATTCCTGCTAAATTATCCGGTTTACTTCCTTTATCTATTATCTTTAATTGTTCTTATATTGAAGATATATTAAAACATTCTACGGGTGATACGATTACTTTACATTTGATGAATCGTGGACCGATGTTGGTAGAACAGGAAGAAGATAAAAATTATAAATATGTAGTAACTCCGATGAGAGGTAAATAA
- the dnaA gene encoding chromosomal replication initiator protein DnaA — MDIFSLWSKALEVIKVQDPQYYEPITKGIFPKTWEQGIFTIILTTSDQPWILGWFKAVYQKKLESIITSLIGQPTTIQVISDDKKEECIEKSDSPIKENTTSAPFPEKTTDFVSQEKVPDFMKTVTSGEYNHVPLPSIHDKIKNKSTLSSDNLFDNQTKATESEILSEQVTIDPQFTFDTFIHGPSNELAFRAARSVAEAAVLGKTDRRTNPLFIYGPSGLGKTHLLHAICNYIHEQAPALNVLFVTSETFLNHLIRSIETSSMEQFRRRYRHVDYFLMDDVQLFSGKNSSQVEVFNTFNVLFDNKKHIILTSDRTPQDIEKLEDRIKTRFSSGLIAPIEPPDYEMCSVILLKKAENDNILLPEEVVNYIAGHIHTNVRELNGAYNKLVSNAILTKQEITLENTKELLRDIIPFDKKKELNMDFITDVVCQYYGISKSSVLSKSRPKKIVTPRQMAMYFCRQELNESYPNIRDFFKRKDHTTVMYACERVDEDLKTKPAIKEDYDKIKKILESR; from the coding sequence ATGGATATTTTTTCGTTATGGTCGAAAGCATTAGAAGTTATCAAAGTGCAAGACCCTCAATACTACGAACCTATTACAAAAGGTATCTTTCCTAAAACTTGGGAACAAGGCATATTTACTATTATTTTAACTACTTCTGACCAACCTTGGATTTTAGGATGGTTTAAAGCAGTTTATCAAAAGAAATTGGAATCTATTATTACTTCCTTAATAGGACAACCTACAACGATTCAAGTCATTTCTGATGATAAAAAAGAAGAATGTATCGAGAAATCAGACTCTCCTATAAAAGAAAATACGACCTCAGCACCTTTTCCGGAAAAAACGACCGACTTTGTATCACAGGAAAAAGTACCTGACTTTATGAAAACTGTGACCTCCGGTGAATACAATCATGTACCTTTACCCAGTATTCATGACAAAATAAAAAATAAGTCCACTTTATCTTCGGATAATTTATTTGATAACCAAACAAAAGCAACGGAAAGTGAAATTTTAAGTGAACAAGTGACAATTGACCCACAATTTACTTTTGACACTTTTATACATGGACCGAGCAATGAATTAGCATTTAGAGCGGCTCGTTCTGTTGCCGAAGCAGCGGTACTTGGAAAAACGGATCGCCGAACGAATCCTCTTTTTATTTATGGACCGTCCGGACTTGGAAAAACGCACTTATTACATGCTATTTGTAATTATATTCATGAACAAGCACCTGCACTCAATGTTCTTTTTGTAACAAGTGAAACTTTTTTAAATCATTTAATTCGATCGATTGAAACCTCTTCTATGGAGCAATTTAGAAGACGTTATCGTCATGTCGATTATTTCTTAATGGACGATGTACAATTATTTTCAGGAAAAAATTCATCACAAGTAGAAGTATTTAATACTTTTAATGTCCTGTTTGATAATAAAAAACATATTATTTTAACCAGTGATCGTACACCTCAAGACATCGAAAAATTGGAAGATCGTATCAAAACACGTTTCTCCAGTGGACTCATTGCACCGATTGAACCTCCGGATTATGAAATGTGTTCCGTTATCTTACTGAAAAAAGCGGAAAATGACAATATACTTCTTCCGGAAGAAGTTGTTAATTATATTGCAGGGCATATTCATACCAATGTTCGTGAACTTAACGGAGCGTATAATAAGTTAGTAAGCAATGCTATATTAACAAAACAAGAAATCACATTAGAAAATACCAAAGAACTCTTACGTGATATTATTCCTTTCGATAAAAAGAAAGAATTAAATATGGATTTTATTACGGATGTAGTTTGTCAATATTACGGTATATCTAAGTCCAGTGTGTTATCCAAAAGTCGTCCAAAGAAAATAGTAACACCAAGACAAATGGCAATGTATTTCTGTAGACAGGAACTGAATGAATCTTATCCTAATATTCGTGACTTTTTTAAACGTAAAGATCATACCACTGTAATGTATGCTTGCGAGCGTGTCGATGAAGATTTAAAAACAAAACCTGCTATTAAAGAAGATTATGATAAAATTAAGAAGATATTAGAAAGTAGATAA
- the queC gene encoding 7-cyano-7-deazaguanine synthase QueC, producing the protein MKKAIILCSGGVDSTTCLSVAVHELGADNVCAASIFYGQKHEKELESARKIAAYYHVKHVELNLSSIFNHSKCALLSHSTKEIEHTSYEEQIQKTKDGKVSTYVPFRNGLMLSAAASLAAGLYEDDEVDIYIGAHADDAAGNAYADCSEKFLSSIANAISLGTYNKVHLVFPFADKNKAEIIKTGLALGTPYELTWSCYEGQEDPCGTCGTCIDRERAFAMNGIIDPLVRKVKGR; encoded by the coding sequence ATGAAAAAAGCCATTATATTATGCAGTGGCGGAGTTGATTCGACGACATGTCTTTCCGTTGCTGTTCATGAATTGGGAGCAGACAATGTATGTGCTGCTTCTATTTTTTATGGACAAAAACATGAAAAGGAATTGGAATCTGCTCGAAAAATAGCAGCATACTATCATGTAAAACATGTGGAGTTGAATCTTTCTTCTATTTTTAATCATTCAAAATGTGCTTTATTGAGTCATTCTACTAAAGAAATTGAACATACAAGTTATGAAGAGCAGATACAAAAAACAAAAGACGGAAAAGTTTCCACTTATGTTCCTTTTAGAAATGGATTGATGCTCTCAGCAGCTGCCAGTTTAGCTGCCGGTTTGTATGAAGATGATGAGGTTGATATATATATCGGAGCACATGCGGACGATGCAGCAGGCAATGCTTATGCCGACTGTTCAGAAAAATTTCTTTCTTCGATAGCAAATGCTATTTCTTTAGGTACTTATAACAAAGTACATCTTGTTTTTCCTTTTGCAGATAAAAATAAAGCAGAAATTATAAAAACGGGATTGGCATTAGGAACTCCCTATGAATTGACTTGGAGTTGTTATGAAGGGCAAGAAGATCCTTGTGGTACCTGTGGTACTTGTATTGATAGAGAAAGAGCTTTTGCTATGAATGGAATTATAGATCCTCTCGTTAGAAAGGTTAAAGGTAGATAA
- the queD gene encoding 6-carboxytetrahydropterin synthase QueD, translating to MYTITKRMEISGAHILSLEYESKCTKLHGHNWIITVTAQSETLNHNGMVVDFTHIKKVVNQLDHVCINDVIKDRNPTAENIAKWIYDQIPHCVRVSVEETEGNVATYEA from the coding sequence ATGTATACCATAACTAAAAGAATGGAAATCAGCGGAGCACATATCCTTTCTTTGGAATATGAAAGTAAATGTACAAAATTACATGGTCACAACTGGATTATTACCGTTACCGCACAAAGTGAAACATTAAATCATAACGGAATGGTTGTAGATTTTACACATATTAAAAAAGTGGTTAACCAATTAGACCATGTATGTATCAATGATGTAATTAAAGATAGAAATCCGACAGCAGAAAATATAGCTAAGTGGATTTACGATCAAATTCCGCATTGTGTGCGTGTTTCTGTTGAAGAAACGGAAGGGAATGTAGCTACTTATGAGGCATAA
- the queE gene encoding putative 7-carboxy-7-deazaguanine synthase QueE — MRHKFPVVEIFDSIDGEGKRTGYMAIFIRFAGCNLRCTYCDTSYALCSSDASIFLTKEELLTKIASYPWKRITFTGGEPLLQPLQELCEELDRAGYEMNVETNGAVPLLSQRPKNLFYTMDYKCSDSGVKSHMRLENFKELTSKDVLKFVVSSQRDLDDMQMIIKKYFTTEKPAFYVSPVWGKITPAALVDYVKEKELSEVCVQVQLHKIIWSPDKRGV; from the coding sequence ATGAGGCATAAATTTCCTGTCGTAGAAATTTTTGACAGTATTGACGGAGAAGGGAAAAGGACCGGCTATATGGCAATTTTTATAAGATTTGCCGGTTGCAATTTACGCTGTACTTATTGTGATACTTCTTATGCACTTTGTTCATCCGATGCTTCTATTTTTCTTACAAAAGAAGAACTGCTAACAAAAATTGCTTCCTATCCTTGGAAACGCATTACTTTTACCGGTGGAGAACCCTTATTACAACCCTTACAGGAACTTTGTGAAGAATTGGATAGAGCAGGGTATGAAATGAATGTAGAAACAAATGGAGCTGTGCCTCTTCTTTCCCAAAGACCGAAAAATCTATTTTATACAATGGATTATAAATGTAGTGATAGCGGCGTAAAATCTCATATGCGTCTTGAAAACTTTAAAGAACTTACTTCAAAAGATGTTCTTAAGTTTGTAGTCAGCTCTCAGCGAGATTTAGATGATATGCAGATGATTATAAAAAAATATTTTACTACAGAAAAGCCTGCTTTTTATGTGAGTCCTGTATGGGGAAAAATAACCCCTGCAGCATTAGTTGATTATGTTAAAGAAAAAGAACTTAGTGAAGTATGCGTGCAAGTACAACTACATAAAATTATATGGAGTCCTGATAAGAGAGGTGTATAA
- the folE gene encoding GTP cyclohydrolase I, translating into MDLKKLEKAARLILEAVGENPMREGLLETPRRFAEMIEEQLAYTNISNEEIAKNFGKTFTSSEEGLVVVKDIPIFSYCEHHIALMYNMKVSVGYIPCGRVIGLSKVARIADAVSKRLQIQERIGQDIREIIEEVTDSSDVIVHIEGEHSCMTARGIKKVTSVTRTLSAGGKCKEPAWQSLFLKLCKE; encoded by the coding sequence GTGGATTTAAAAAAACTGGAAAAAGCAGCGCGTCTTATTTTGGAAGCAGTCGGTGAAAATCCGATGCGAGAAGGACTTTTAGAAACACCTCGTCGTTTTGCAGAAATGATAGAAGAACAACTTGCATATACGAATATATCCAATGAAGAAATTGCTAAAAATTTTGGAAAAACATTTACATCCTCAGAAGAAGGGCTTGTTGTTGTGAAAGACATTCCTATTTTTTCTTATTGTGAACATCACATCGCTCTTATGTACAATATGAAAGTATCTGTAGGATATATTCCTTGTGGACGAGTTATCGGACTTTCTAAAGTCGCACGCATTGCAGATGCAGTATCTAAAAGATTGCAAATTCAAGAACGTATCGGACAGGATATTCGGGAAATTATAGAAGAGGTTACCGACTCTTCTGATGTTATCGTACATATTGAAGGGGAACATTCCTGTATGACTGCACGTGGTATTAAAAAAGTAACCAGTGTCACACGTACTCTTTCTGCCGGAGGAAAATGTAAAGAACCGGCATGGCAATCCTTGTTTTTAAAACTTTGTAAAGAATAG
- the queF gene encoding preQ(1) synthase, with protein MSNSKNGLESLTLLGNQNTRYTFFYQPEILEKIPNAHSYRDFFVKFNCPEFTSLCPKTGQPDFATLYISYIPDAYMVESKSLKLYLFSYRNHGDFHENCVNTIMNDLISLLDPRYIEVWGKFLPRGGLSIDPYCNYGKEDTKWEEFATHRLLQHDLYPEIVTNR; from the coding sequence ATGAGCAACTCAAAAAATGGATTAGAATCTCTTACTTTATTGGGAAATCAAAATACGAGGTATACTTTTTTTTATCAACCCGAAATATTAGAAAAAATACCCAATGCACATTCATATAGAGATTTTTTTGTTAAATTTAATTGCCCTGAATTTACGAGTCTTTGCCCGAAAACAGGACAACCTGATTTTGCTACCCTTTATATTTCCTATATTCCGGATGCCTATATGGTAGAAAGTAAGTCTTTAAAATTATATCTTTTCAGTTATAGAAATCATGGAGATTTTCATGAAAATTGTGTAAATACTATTATGAATGATTTAATTTCCTTACTTGATCCCAGATATATAGAGGTATGGGGAAAATTCCTGCCTCGAGGCGGACTTTCTATTGATCCTTATTGCAATTATGGAAAAGAAGATACTAAATGGGAAGAATTTGCTACCCATAGATTATTGCAGCATGATTTATATCCGGAAATTGTAACTAATCGATAA
- a CDS encoding YadA-like family protein — translation MGERTEAQGIRAVATGYATKAMGENSFTAGENTQAEGRNSVATGYKTKATGTNAAAFGEGSEATGVVYFTAGLNNKASGQSSTALGNLSQATGAASFAGGLRTEASGVASTAMGDSTKATGVIFTAMGWKTEASGQQSTAIGTLSKASAHSSFAAGNQTEASGDASTAMGMETKATGVISTAMGWKTEASGRQSTAIGTLSKASAHSSFAAGSETEAYSLATGNNTESVGENSFSGGLRSQAIGDSSLDFGVDSKAKGRYAVALGEGSTASGKAATALGENSTAKGNNSFASMGGFAQGNNSLALGRGAFAQIDDSYTIGAGSIANRAAGMAGYLSNGRTGAEWKATGNAVSIGSVDNGVTRQITGAAAGTEDTDAVNVAQLKEMTKPVDWSGMGAQAAALAALKPMQYDPLEPTQIMAGYGNYRGSSALALGIAHYQNESKMINAGVSYGGHNKFMTNLGVTWKVGSGNKEEKQEEAYRKGPVTSVYVFEEVVRDLKAENHEQKEQIENLNKEVESLKALVNQLIK, via the coding sequence ATGGGAGAAAGAACGGAAGCGCAAGGAATTCGTGCAGTAGCGACCGGATATGCAACTAAAGCAATGGGAGAAAATTCTTTTACGGCAGGTGAAAACACACAGGCGGAAGGAAGAAACTCTGTTGCAACAGGTTATAAAACTAAGGCGACTGGAACGAATGCAGCAGCTTTTGGTGAAGGATCTGAAGCGACAGGGGTAGTTTATTTTACTGCCGGGCTTAATAATAAAGCAAGCGGTCAATCATCGACTGCTCTGGGTAACTTATCTCAAGCAACAGGAGCAGCTTCTTTTGCCGGCGGATTACGAACAGAAGCATCCGGGGTTGCCTCTACAGCTATGGGTGACTCTACCAAAGCGACTGGAGTTATATTTACAGCTATGGGATGGAAAACGGAAGCCAGCGGACAACAATCTACTGCTATAGGAACATTGTCTAAAGCCAGCGCACATTCATCTTTTGCTGCAGGAAATCAAACCGAAGCAAGTGGGGATGCTTCTACTGCTATGGGTATGGAAACCAAAGCAACTGGAGTTATATCTACAGCTATGGGATGGAAAACGGAAGCCAGCGGACGACAATCTACTGCTATAGGAACATTGTCTAAAGCCAGTGCACATTCATCTTTTGCTGCAGGAAGTGAAACCGAAGCATACTCATTAGCTACCGGGAATAATACGGAATCCGTTGGAGAAAACTCTTTTTCAGGAGGTTTGCGTTCTCAGGCGATAGGAGACAGCTCCTTGGATTTTGGCGTAGACAGTAAGGCAAAAGGTCGTTATGCCGTAGCATTAGGTGAAGGAAGTACAGCAAGTGGAAAAGCGGCAACCGCTTTAGGTGAAAACTCTACTGCTAAAGGAAATAATTCTTTTGCAAGTATGGGCGGATTTGCACAAGGTAACAACTCCTTAGCCTTAGGAAGAGGAGCATTTGCTCAGATAGACGATTCGTATACTATCGGTGCAGGAAGTATAGCAAATCGAGCAGCGGGGATGGCAGGTTATTTATCGAATGGTCGAACCGGTGCAGAATGGAAAGCGACAGGAAATGCAGTATCTATAGGAAGTGTTGATAATGGAGTTACTCGACAAATAACAGGAGCGGCGGCAGGAACGGAAGATACGGATGCGGTAAACGTAGCACAGCTAAAGGAAATGACAAAGCCTGTAGACTGGAGTGGAATGGGAGCACAGGCAGCCGCCTTGGCAGCGTTAAAACCGATGCAGTATGATCCGTTAGAACCGACGCAGATAATGGCAGGTTATGGTAACTATAGAGGAAGCAGTGCATTAGCATTGGGGATAGCACATTATCAGAATGAAAGTAAGATGATTAATGCTGGCGTATCCTATGGAGGTCATAACAAGTTTATGACGAATTTGGGTGTGACCTGGAAGGTAGGATCCGGAAACAAGGAAGAAAAACAGGAAGAAGCATATAGAAAAGGACCGGTAACTTCCGTTTATGTTTTTGAAGAAGTAGTACGTGATTTGAAGGCTGAAAACCATGAGCAGAAAGAGCAGATTGAAAATTTAAATAAAGAAGTAGAGTCTTTGAAAGCTTTGGTTAATCAGCTTATCAAGTAA
- a CDS encoding RNA polymerase sigma factor, which yields MNNFNRLSDEELILSYRKGNRAAKDILCQRYIPLVKKLITAPFVYRFREDLEQALWIIFCERIESYDVKKAKFSTMISKILRFERANYFRREKKRWIHEVSGIIKEKSSEEIYVRLEREEISCFLKEFDKQLSRQALEVFRKLLTGYLSERQLAEKLGVSRHSIRKCKKEIRNTFYSIQKSLQPK from the coding sequence ATGAACAACTTTAACAGACTAAGTGATGAAGAATTAATACTTTCTTATAGAAAAGGGAATCGAGCAGCCAAAGACATACTCTGTCAACGATATATTCCTTTAGTAAAAAAGCTTATAACAGCTCCTTTCGTTTATCGATTTCGAGAAGATTTGGAACAAGCTTTGTGGATAATTTTTTGTGAAAGAATAGAAAGCTACGATGTAAAGAAAGCAAAATTTTCGACCATGATATCTAAAATACTACGATTTGAACGAGCAAATTATTTTCGGAGAGAAAAGAAGCGTTGGATTCATGAAGTAAGCGGAATCATAAAAGAGAAAAGTAGTGAAGAAATTTATGTAAGGCTGGAAAGAGAAGAAATCTCTTGTTTTTTAAAGGAATTTGACAAGCAGCTATCTAGACAAGCATTAGAAGTTTTCAGAAAATTACTTACCGGTTATTTGAGTGAAAGACAATTAGCAGAAAAATTAGGTGTCAGCAGACATAGCATTCGGAAGTGTAAGAAAGAAATTCGGAATACTTTTTATTCTATACAGAAATCTTTGCAACCAAAATAA
- a CDS encoding DUF2922 domain-containing protein yields the protein MMEVKKLRMVFNTNDQGTLAIDVPNPREELTLVDVQNGANQIIPVLMTTKGVKANDLKRALIITTKEEELK from the coding sequence ATGATGGAAGTAAAGAAGTTAAGAATGGTATTCAACACTAATGATCAAGGCACTTTAGCAATCGATGTTCCCAATCCGAGAGAGGAATTAACTTTAGTCGATGTGCAGAATGGTGCTAATCAAATTATTCCTGTTTTGATGACTACGAAAGGTGTAAAAGCGAACGACTTGAAGCGTGCACTTATCATCACAACTAAGGAAGAAGAGCTTAAATAA
- a CDS encoding glycosyltransferase family 2 protein, which produces MYEPLISIIVPVYKVEKYIHRCIESVLHQTYTNWELILVDDGSPDSCGRICDEYAMYHDKIVVIHKINQGVGAARNTGLHRAEGEWIYFLDSDDFIKEDTLEKMITFSNEGSYDIVMAGHSILKSSGKFIPCSDSWNESDDTSTIQKKILLDELPNFSCGKLYKRILWENVYFPVDMLIEDMYINPTLFYRAKHICIHKEALYYYSHENTNSIMRSKEFTTYMLNKYGRFLAWEEHVRIATIHAPELVPICTKYTILAAIKALLVYYGTDKKDARIDESKPLHFLKTHTDNSLPFIKKWQRKLLLSHAEVVVVMGRLYRNAFSLRILFKNIKNILRNK; this is translated from the coding sequence ATGTACGAACCCTTAATTTCTATTATTGTTCCGGTATATAAAGTAGAAAAATATATTCATCGTTGCATTGAAAGTGTATTGCATCAAACGTATACGAATTGGGAACTGATTCTCGTTGATGACGGTTCACCGGATTCTTGTGGTCGCATTTGTGATGAATATGCTATGTACCATGATAAAATAGTGGTCATTCATAAAATAAATCAAGGAGTAGGTGCGGCTCGTAATACCGGGCTTCATAGAGCAGAGGGGGAGTGGATATATTTTTTAGATTCTGATGATTTTATTAAGGAAGATACATTAGAAAAGATGATTACTTTTTCTAATGAAGGGTCCTATGATATTGTCATGGCAGGGCATAGTATTTTAAAATCTAGCGGAAAATTTATTCCTTGTTCGGATAGCTGGAATGAATCAGATGATACCTCTACCATTCAAAAGAAAATTTTATTAGATGAATTGCCTAATTTTAGTTGTGGGAAATTATATAAACGAATTTTATGGGAAAATGTATATTTTCCTGTGGATATGCTTATTGAAGACATGTATATCAATCCTACTCTTTTTTATCGAGCAAAACATATCTGTATTCATAAAGAAGCTCTTTATTATTATAGTCATGAAAATACAAACAGTATTATGCGTAGTAAAGAATTTACTACTTATATGCTTAATAAGTATGGTCGTTTTCTTGCTTGGGAAGAACATGTACGTATAGCAACTATCCATGCACCGGAATTAGTGCCGATATGCACAAAATATACTATATTAGCGGCTATTAAAGCATTGCTGGTTTATTATGGTACGGATAAGAAGGATGCTCGAATAGACGAGTCAAAACCGTTACATTTTTTAAAAACGCATACGGATAATTCTTTACCTTTTATAAAAAAGTGGCAAAGAAAATTACTTTTAAGTCATGCTGAAGTAGTTGTTGTTATGGGGCGACTTTATAGAAATGCTTTTAGTTTACGAATATTGTTTAAAAATATAAAGAATATATTGAGAAATAAGTGA